The Helianthus annuus cultivar XRQ/B chromosome 16, HanXRQr2.0-SUNRISE, whole genome shotgun sequence genome includes a window with the following:
- the LOC110916988 gene encoding beta-glucosidase 42-like, producing MENERKTLMEEEWNSMFPTGHQLSRAHFPPNFLFGVATSAYQVEGAANEGGRGPSIWDAFARKEGKIKDGKNGDIAIDQYHRYKEDVDLIAKLGFGAYRFSISWSRIYPDGLGTEVNKEGIMYYNNLINYLLEKGIEPCVTLYHWDLPLHLDESMGGWLSDSIITYFAIYAETCFANFGDRVKMWMTINEPLQTAVNGYFTGANAPGRCDRQSAEPYLAAHHQLLAHAEAVSIYRAKFKDLQGGEIGLVVDCGWAEALTDKEEDLTAAARVVDFELGWYLDPIFFGEYPKSMQERVGDKLPVFSQKDKELLRYSVDFIGLNHYTTRFVSHWTNKEESDYYRVQEATRIAEWENGRIGEKAASSWLYVVPWGLRKILNYIAQKYNNPPIYITENGMDDEDNDASPLHEMLDDKLRVAYYKGYLASVSLAVKDGVDVKGYFAWSLVDNFEWPLGYTKRFGLIYIDYKNGLTRHPKSSAYWFMKFLKGEDKKNGKDD from the exons GTTGAAGGAGCTGCCAATGAGGGTGGAAGGGGTCCTTCTATATGGGATGCTTTCGCGCGCAAAGAAG GAAAGATAAAAGATGGGAAAAATGGAGATATAGCAATAGATCAGTACCATCGTTACAAG GAAGATGTTGACCTTATTGCCAAATTGGGTTTCGGTGCTTACCGATTTTCTATATCCTGGTCACGTATCTATCCAG ATGGGCTGGGAACAGAAGTCAACAAGGAAGGGATCATGTATTACAACAATCTTATAAACTACCTTCTTGAAAAGG GAATTGAGCCGTGTGTAACACTATACCATTGGGATCTTCCGTTGCATCTTGATGAGTCGATGGGAGGGTGGTTGAGCGACTCAATAAT AACATATTTTGCGATCTACGCAGAAACTTGCTTTGCAAATTTTGGTGATAGAGTGAAGATGTGGATGACAATAAATGAGCCCCTTCAGACAGCAGTAAATGGATATTTTACTGGTGCAAATGCACCTGGAAGATGTGACCGTCAGTCAGCTGAACCATATTTGGCTGCCCATCACCAACTCTTGGCCCATGCGGAAGCTGTTTCAATATATAGAGCAAAGTTTAAG GATCTGCAAGGTGGAGAGATAGGATTGGTTGTTGACTGTGGATGGGCTGAGGCCTTGACGGATAAAGAAGAAGATCTAACTGCAGCAGCAAGGGTTGTTGACTTTGAGCTTGGATG GTACTTGGATCCAATATTTTTTGGAGAATATCCTAAATCTATGCAGGAGAGAGTTGGAGACAAGCTTCCAGTATTTTCCCAGAAAGATAAAGAATTACTAAGATATTCAGTGGATTTTATTGGCTTGAATCACTATACAACAAGATTTGTGTCACATTGGACAAACAAGGAAGAAAGTGATTATTATAGAGTACAAGAGGCAACAAGAATAG CTGAATGGGAAAATGGAAGGATTGGTGAAAAG GCAGCGTCATCATGGCTGTATGTTGTTCCATGGGGTCTTCGCAAAATTCTCAATTACATAGCTCAGAAATACAATAATCCGCCAATATACATTACTGAAAACG GTATGGATGATGAAGACAATGATGCATCTCCCCTACATGAAATGCTGGATGACAAATTGAGAGTTGCTTACTATAAGGGATATCTTGCATCTGTTTCTCTGGCTGTCAA GGACGGAGTGGATGTGAAGGGGTACTTTGCGTGGTCATTGGTGGATAATTTCGAGTGGCCACTAGGTTATACAAAGCGGTTTGGCTTGATTTATATTGATTACAAGAACGGCCTCACTCGCCATCCAAAATCATCTGCATATTGGttcatgaagttcttgaaaggtGAAGACAAGAAAAATGGCAAAGATGATTAA
- the LOC110915465 gene encoding beta-glucosidase 42-like, with protein sequence MENERKRLMEEEWNSMFPTGHQLSRAHFPPNFLFGVATSAYQVEGAANEGGRGPCIWDAFTHTEGKIKDGKGGNIAVDQYHRYKEDVDLIAKLGFSAYRFSISWSRIYPDGLGTKVNKEGIMYYNNLINYLLEKGIEPCVTLYHWDIPLHLDESMGGWLSDSVVKYFAIYAETCFASFGDRVKKWITINEPLQTAVNGYFTGVFAPGKCDHQSAEPYLAAHHQLLAHAEAVSIYRTKFKDLQGGEIGLVVDCEWAEALTDKEEDIAAAARRIDFQLGWYLDPIFFGEYPKSMQERVGDKLPVFSQKDKELLRNSLDFVGLNHYTSRFVSHWTNKAENNYYRVQEATRIDVWENGAIGEKAASPWLYVVPWGLRKVLKYVAQKYNNPPIYITENGMDDEDNDASLLHEMLDDKLRVTYFKGYLASVSLAIKEGVDVRGYFAWSLVDNFEWAQGYTKRFGLIYVDYKNGLTRHPKSSAYWFLKFLRGEEGKNGKED encoded by the exons ATGGAGAACGAGAGAAAGAGATTAATGGAGGAGGAATGGAACTCCATGTTTCCAACTGGTCATCAACTCTCTCGTGCTCATTTCCCGCCCAATTTCCTCTTCGGTGTCGCCACTTCTGCTTATCAG GTTGAAGGCGCTGCCAATGAGGGCGGTAGGGGTCCTTGTATATGGGATGCTTTCACACACACAGAAG GCAAGATAAAAGATGGGAAAGGCGGAAATATAGCAGTAGATCAGTACCATCGTTACAAG GAAGATGTTGACCTTATTGCCAAATTGGGTTTCAGTGCTTACCGATTTTCTATATCCTGGTCTCGTATCTATCCAG ATGGGCTGGGAACCAAAGTCAACAAGGAAGGGATCATGTATTACAACAATCTTATAAACTACCTTCTTGAAAAGG GAATTGAGCCGTGTGTAACATTATACCATTGGGATATTCCATTGCATCTTGATGAGTCAATGGGAGGATGGTTAAGTGACTCAGTAGT AAAGTATTTCGCTATCTATGCCGAAACTTGCTTTGCAAGTTTTGGTGATAGAGTGAAGAAGTGGATTACAATCAACGAGCCCCTTCAGACGGCAGTAAATGGATATTTTACCGGTGTATTTGCACCCGGAAAATGTGACCATCAGTCAGCTGAACCATATTTGGCTGCCCACCACCAGCTTTTGGCCCATGCAGAAGCAGTTTCAATATATAGAACAAAATTTAAG GATCTGCAAGGTGGAGAAATAGGATTGGTTGTTGATTGTGAATGGGCAGAGGCCTTAACAGATAAAGAAGAAGATATAGCTGCTGCAGCAAGGCGTATTGACTTTCAGCTTGGATG gtACTTGGATCCAATATTTTTTGGAGAATATCCTAAATCTATGCAGGAGAGGGTTGGAGACAAGCTTCCAGTATTTTCCCAGAAAGATAAAGAATTACTAAGAAACTCATTGGATTTTGTTGGCTTGAATCACTATACATCAAGATTTGTGTCACATTGGACAAATAAAGCAGAAAATAATTATTATAGAGTACAAGAGGCAACAAGAATAG ATGTATGGGAAAACGGAGCAATTGGTGAAAAG GCAGCATCACCATGGCTATATGTTGTTCCATGGGGTCTCCGGAAAGTTCTTAAGTACGTAGCTCAAAAGTACAATAATCCGCCAATATACATTACTGAAAATG GTATGGACGATGAAGACAACGATGCATCTCTTCTACATGAAATGTTGGATGACAAACTGAGAGTTACTTACTTTAAGGGATATCTTGCTTCTGTTTCTCTGGCTATCAA GGAAGGAGTGGATGTGAGGGGATACTTTGCATGGTCATTAGTGGATAATTTTGAGTGGGCTCAAGGTTATACAAAGCGGTTCGGTTTGATATATGTTGATTACAAGAACGGTCTCACTCGTCATCCAAAATCGTCTGCATATTGGTTCTTGAAATTCCTGAGAGGCGAAGAGGGGAAAAATGGCAAAGAAGACTAA